From the Flavimarina sp. Hel_I_48 genome, one window contains:
- a CDS encoding M15 family metallopeptidase: MKNRLFYLINTLIFLFFVPLAFGQKTLPEEQLIGKGNPELTERNGYKLRPEAAEAFDKMKAAAAKEGIAFQVVSSYRDYAHQNRIWERKYNAYTANGLSPQDAIAKIIEYSTIPGTSRHHWGTDIDIVDSNQPANGDLLVPSKFHGNGPFCKFKAWMDEHANTYGFYLVYTQNGNRKGFNYEPWHYSYKPLSSGYLEQYKKLDVKKVLAEQKLLGNDQFSDEFITRYRDQNILDINPQLLP, encoded by the coding sequence ATGAAAAACCGACTTTTTTACCTCATAAATACCCTTATTTTTCTGTTTTTCGTTCCCCTGGCTTTTGGTCAAAAAACGCTTCCGGAAGAGCAACTAATCGGTAAAGGCAATCCAGAATTGACAGAGCGCAACGGTTATAAATTGCGTCCCGAGGCTGCGGAAGCTTTTGATAAAATGAAGGCTGCCGCCGCTAAAGAAGGTATCGCCTTTCAGGTGGTTTCCAGTTACCGCGATTATGCCCACCAAAATCGTATTTGGGAACGTAAATACAATGCTTATACCGCAAACGGACTTTCGCCACAAGATGCCATTGCAAAAATTATTGAGTATAGTACGATCCCGGGAACTTCCCGTCATCACTGGGGTACCGACATTGATATTGTAGATTCCAATCAACCTGCTAACGGAGATTTGCTGGTACCTTCTAAATTTCATGGCAATGGTCCTTTCTGTAAATTCAAGGCCTGGATGGATGAACATGCAAATACGTATGGTTTTTATCTGGTTTACACCCAGAACGGAAACAGGAAAGGATTTAATTATGAACCCTGGCATTACAGCTACAAGCCGCTATCTTCAGGATACCTTGAACAATATAAAAAACTTGATGTAAAAAAGGTTTTAGCAGAACAAAAGCTGCTGGGCAACGATCAGTTTTCAGATGAATTTATAACGCGTTATCGCGATCAAAACATATTGGATATTAATCCGCAGCTACTTCCATAA
- the gpmI gene encoding 2,3-bisphosphoglycerate-independent phosphoglycerate mutase, giving the protein MNKKVILMILDGWGFAPDKTVSAVDQANTPFIDSLYTKYPHAKLLTSGEHVGLPEGQMGNSEVGHMNLGAGRIVYQNLAKINKAVRENTLKDKEAIKSAFDYAKSKKKAVHIMGLVSDGGVHSHINHAKALIKAANDAGVEEIYVQAFTDGRDVDPESGKGFITDIDAFSREHNAKLASVTGRYYAMDRDNRWDRVKLAYEATVLGQGEKSYDVAKSIQDSYDRGVTDEFIKPIVMMEDKEPVGTLQQGDVVIYFNFRTDRGRELTQMLTQKDFSDQNTRKMDLHFVTMTSYDQNYMNIEVVYDNKNLEDTLGEVIAAAGKKQIRIAETEKYPHVTFFFSGGREEPFVGEDRLLCPSPKVATYDLQPEMSAGKIKEMILPELEKEEVDFVCLNFANPDMVGHTGVMEAAIKACETVDQCAKEVITTALAHNYSTILIADHGNCETMKNADGSPNTSHTTNPVPLILVDKDIKEIKDGILGDIAPTILKMMNIEKPTVMDRESLV; this is encoded by the coding sequence ATGAACAAGAAAGTTATTTTGATGATTCTTGACGGTTGGGGATTTGCCCCAGACAAGACCGTCTCTGCCGTAGACCAGGCAAATACTCCATTTATAGATTCCCTTTACACTAAGTATCCCCATGCAAAATTGCTCACGAGCGGTGAACATGTGGGACTGCCCGAAGGTCAGATGGGAAATAGTGAAGTGGGCCATATGAACCTGGGTGCAGGTCGTATCGTTTATCAAAACCTTGCTAAAATCAATAAAGCGGTAAGGGAAAATACGCTAAAAGACAAAGAGGCCATTAAAAGTGCCTTTGACTACGCAAAATCAAAGAAGAAGGCGGTTCACATTATGGGTCTTGTTTCTGACGGTGGGGTGCATTCCCATATTAATCATGCCAAAGCATTAATCAAAGCTGCGAATGATGCGGGTGTGGAGGAGATTTATGTACAGGCTTTTACAGATGGTCGGGATGTCGATCCAGAATCAGGAAAAGGTTTTATTACAGATATTGACGCTTTTTCCCGTGAACATAATGCTAAACTTGCCTCGGTGACCGGGCGTTATTATGCGATGGACCGGGACAATCGTTGGGATAGGGTGAAATTGGCTTATGAAGCCACAGTACTAGGTCAGGGTGAAAAAAGCTATGACGTTGCTAAAAGTATTCAGGATAGCTATGATAGAGGGGTTACAGATGAATTTATCAAGCCCATTGTCATGATGGAAGATAAAGAGCCGGTAGGTACCCTTCAGCAGGGAGATGTGGTAATTTACTTCAACTTCAGGACAGACCGCGGCCGCGAACTCACGCAAATGCTTACGCAAAAAGATTTTTCTGACCAGAATACCCGCAAAATGGATCTTCACTTTGTAACCATGACCAGTTATGATCAGAATTACATGAATATTGAAGTAGTCTATGACAACAAAAACCTAGAAGATACGCTGGGCGAAGTTATTGCCGCAGCGGGTAAAAAACAGATCCGCATTGCAGAGACCGAAAAATATCCTCACGTTACATTTTTCTTCTCTGGCGGAAGGGAAGAACCCTTTGTAGGTGAAGACCGCCTTCTCTGCCCCTCCCCTAAAGTTGCAACTTATGACCTACAACCGGAAATGAGTGCCGGCAAAATAAAGGAAATGATCTTACCAGAACTTGAAAAGGAAGAAGTGGATTTTGTCTGTCTCAATTTTGCAAATCCTGATATGGTAGGTCACACCGGTGTTATGGAAGCTGCAATAAAAGCCTGTGAAACCGTAGATCAATGTGCAAAAGAAGTGATTACTACAGCACTGGCACATAACTATAGCACAATTTTAATTGCAGATCATGGAAATTGTGAAACCATGAAAAATGCGGATGGCAGCCCAAATACTTCCCACACTACGAATCCTGTTCCTTTAATTCTTGTGGATAAAGATATTAAGGAAATAAAAGATGGAATCCTAGGTGATATTGCACCAACGATCCTCAAAATGATGAATATTGAAAAACCTACCGTAATGGATAGGGAATCACTTGTATAA
- a CDS encoding thioredoxin family protein: MKKLVLILLTCTVLAATGCKSLSGKNTQKQEQMNESIPEEKSFTEVDGILVGEIGRQQFEKETYAKWFEPRYDAYTIHEDDVAVVHDLMKGIDVTVLMGTWCPDSRREVPNFFKILDITNTSPDIELIAVSRAKTTPAGLENGKQLQRVPTFIFSKNGKELGRIVEYPIESLEKDIIKILSGEEYKHAYEN; this comes from the coding sequence ATGAAAAAATTAGTATTGATATTACTTACCTGTACTGTTTTGGCAGCGACGGGATGTAAAAGTTTATCTGGAAAAAATACTCAAAAGCAAGAGCAGATGAATGAATCTATTCCCGAAGAAAAGTCGTTTACAGAAGTGGATGGTATTCTGGTAGGTGAAATAGGCCGACAGCAATTTGAAAAAGAGACCTATGCTAAATGGTTCGAACCTCGCTACGATGCCTATACCATTCACGAAGATGATGTAGCCGTCGTCCACGATCTTATGAAAGGTATTGATGTGACGGTTCTCATGGGCACCTGGTGTCCGGATAGCAGGCGTGAAGTCCCTAATTTTTTCAAGATTCTGGATATTACCAATACCTCTCCTGATATTGAACTTATTGCTGTTTCCCGTGCCAAAACTACCCCAGCTGGTCTGGAGAATGGAAAACAATTACAACGCGTACCTACCTTTATTTTTTCAAAAAATGGTAAAGAACTGGGACGCATTGTAGAATATCCTATAGAATCCCTTGAAAAAGATATTATAAAAATACTTAGTGGGGAGGAGTATAAACACGCTTACGAAAATTAG
- a CDS encoding ferritin-like domain-containing protein encodes MKTLEELFEHQLRDLYSAETQLLKALPKMVEAATDSKLQKAFKDHLKETEGQKKRLEEVAEELGIKPTGEECKAMKGLIKEAESFLKEDAESAVRDAGMIAEAQRIEHYEISGYGTIVRYAKELGHDAIAKKLYKTFQEEEKADKSLNELAENRLNKKAI; translated from the coding sequence ATGAAGACTTTAGAAGAACTTTTTGAACACCAACTAAGAGATCTATATAGCGCAGAAACGCAGCTTTTAAAAGCCTTGCCGAAAATGGTAGAAGCTGCTACCGATTCTAAATTACAGAAGGCGTTTAAAGACCACTTAAAAGAAACCGAAGGCCAGAAAAAACGTCTTGAAGAAGTTGCCGAAGAACTGGGAATAAAACCTACCGGGGAAGAGTGCAAAGCAATGAAAGGACTGATCAAAGAAGCAGAGTCTTTCTTAAAAGAAGATGCAGAATCTGCCGTTCGGGATGCGGGTATGATAGCAGAAGCTCAGCGTATAGAGCATTATGAAATTTCCGGTTATGGTACGATCGTGAGATATGCGAAAGAACTGGGACATGATGCTATCGCCAAGAAACTTTACAAAACGTTTCAAGAAGAAGAAAAAGCCGATAAATCTTTAAATGAGTTGGCTGAAAATAGACTGAACAAGAAAGCTATTTAA